In Betta splendens chromosome 19, fBetSpl5.4, whole genome shotgun sequence, the following proteins share a genomic window:
- the tfam gene encoding transcription factor A, mitochondrial: MAPLSLMTASVSLLAKSFSVLSCTGSLARCASILPTVYAVPVKCLTSLTSGPPKRPLNGYMRYVRQQKPDLIKQNPDIRAVDIVRKIAQQWRTMSPEQKQPFEEASLRAREQFKVDLQNYQAQLTPAQIQQQVLDKKQRLARRMSIRKKRELTNLGKPKRPRSPFNIFMSEHFEEARGTTLPAKMKSLLEDWRNLFDHQKQVYTQLAEDDKIRYKNEMKSWEDHMAEIGRDDLIRQQTLSTKREIKKPKSQVAKKRTKKAAVKTVKKAPATAKSKTSQKAAKSSSTKAVRTTKKA, from the exons ATGGCTCCGCTCAGCTTAATGACTGCAAGTGTTAGCTTGTTGGCTAAGTCGTTCAGCGTCTTGTCCTGCACAGGTTCTCTGGCAAG GTGTGCCAGTATCCTCCCTACAGTATATGCCGTCCCAGTGAAATGTCTGACCTCGCTGACCAGTGGCCCTCCAAAGAGACCTCTGAATGGATACATGAGATATGTTAGGCAACAGAAGCCAGACTTGATCAAACAAAACCCAG ACATCAGAGCAGTGGATATTGTCAGAAAGATCGCCCAGCAATGGAGAACAATGAGCCCAGAACAGAAACAG ccATTCGAGGAGGCCTCTCTCCGTGCCAGGGAGCAATTTAAGGTAGACCTCCAAAACTACCAAGCTCAACTGACCCCAGCACAAATCCAGCAACAAGTACTGGACAAGAAACAGAGATTGGCCAGGAGGATGTCTATTCGTAAAAAGAGA gaGCTAACCAACTTGGGAAAGCCCAAACGTCCTCGTTCTCCATTTAACATCTTCATGTCAGAGCACTTTGAAGAGGCCAGAGGAACCACCTTGCCG GCAAAGATGAAATCACTTCTTGAGGACTGGCGTAATCTGTTCGACCACCAAAAACAG GTCTACACACAGCTGGCAGAGGATGATAAGATCCGCTATAAGAATGAGATGAAATCATGGGAGGACCACATGGCAGAGATTGGGCGAGACGACCTGATTCGACAGCAGACCCTGTCCACAAAGAGAGAAATCAAGAAACCGAAATCTCAAGTGGCCAAGAAGAGAACGAAGAAGGCTGCAGTTAAAACAGTGAAAAAAGCCCCTGCTACAGCAAAGTCCAAAACATCACAAAAGGCAgcgaaaagcagcagcacaaaagcTGTCAGGACGACCAAGAAGGCATAG